One region of Azoarcus sp. CIB genomic DNA includes:
- a CDS encoding TlpA disulfide reductase family protein has translation MPTLQLTGLDGGPVRSQEWLKGRPAVVNLWATWCAPCRTEMPSLQRLEALLAPDGIRVLALSVDSDHNLVREFVLKYGITLPVSIANSPTQAMTAVGAVALPQTLYVGADGRILGSHLGQRDWADPLTVREVRGLFAVKTPTKP, from the coding sequence ATGCCGACACTTCAGCTCACCGGCCTCGACGGTGGACCAGTTCGCAGCCAGGAATGGCTTAAGGGCCGTCCGGCCGTGGTTAACCTGTGGGCGACCTGGTGCGCGCCCTGCCGCACCGAAATGCCCTCGCTGCAACGGCTCGAAGCCCTCCTCGCCCCCGATGGCATTCGTGTTCTCGCACTGTCCGTCGATAGCGACCACAACCTCGTGCGCGAATTTGTCCTCAAGTACGGGATCACCCTACCGGTGAGCATTGCGAATTCACCGACGCAGGCCATGACCGCAGTGGGTGCCGTTGCGCTCCCCCAGACCCTGTACGTCGGTGCAGACGGCCGCATCCTGGGCAGTCATCTCGGACAGCGGGACTGGGCCGATCCGCTGACGGTGCGCGAAGTACGCGGCCTCTTTGCCGTGAAGACGCCAACCAAACCCTAG
- a CDS encoding HAMP domain-containing sensor histidine kinase, translated as MNTTFSTADGLYEMPDDETRPQDHLGRQPRSLSLRAKGIIAFILMVAYSLLIGVSTETQRQGLLRVVDELEMAHRTEAQLLEINTSMARTLFAVNMSFSDDDLASSAIRSMIEVEASLSLLEAIQDRHPTVLMLAGKLHALVRDLAQSPTLSTLGVARATLNELIIELDGVTKNAHAHRLRLLDQYRENYDRITLSSLAMLVIGLILLGAVTAIFFSRLTWDIRKLEAHAHGIVNGNRDAPLPVTRNDELGTLMHAVNRMQQDLRERERHIERARLEQFHREKMVAVGSLAAQLAHEINNPIAAITGVASAMNQVQQSRQCPNHGVSCHPGLILEQAKRISTITRQIADFTRPQPKRPELLNLNEIVSSTCAFVSYDRRFRRIAMTTELDGEMPAIRAIGDHLTQVLMNLLFNAADALEEMTADHPAKILVRTQALEHEALVEIADNGAGIDADTLGKVFDEYFTTKPAGKGTGLGLALSRELIEDAGGSLTLDSEPGKGATAHIRLPLRPPERVA; from the coding sequence ATGAACACGACCTTCAGCACGGCCGACGGTCTCTACGAGATGCCCGACGACGAAACACGACCGCAGGATCACCTCGGGCGGCAGCCGCGCTCGCTGTCGCTCAGGGCGAAAGGAATCATCGCCTTCATCCTCATGGTCGCATACTCGCTGCTGATCGGCGTATCGACCGAAACGCAGCGCCAGGGCCTGCTGCGCGTGGTCGACGAACTCGAGATGGCCCATCGCACGGAAGCACAGCTCCTCGAGATCAACACCTCGATGGCGCGTACGCTGTTCGCCGTGAACATGTCCTTCTCGGACGACGACCTGGCATCGTCGGCGATACGTTCGATGATCGAGGTCGAAGCCAGCCTATCCCTGCTCGAAGCGATACAGGACCGTCACCCGACGGTCCTGATGCTTGCCGGGAAGCTGCATGCGCTGGTGCGCGACTTGGCCCAGTCGCCGACGCTCAGCACCCTGGGCGTCGCACGCGCGACCCTGAACGAATTGATCATCGAGCTCGACGGCGTGACGAAGAATGCGCACGCGCACCGGCTGCGGCTGCTCGACCAGTACCGGGAAAATTACGATCGCATTACACTGAGCAGTTTGGCCATGCTCGTGATCGGACTGATCCTGCTGGGCGCGGTTACCGCCATATTCTTCAGCCGACTGACGTGGGATATCCGCAAACTAGAGGCACATGCACATGGAATCGTGAATGGGAATCGCGATGCACCCCTGCCGGTTACGCGCAATGACGAACTGGGAACGCTGATGCATGCGGTAAACCGCATGCAGCAGGACCTGCGCGAACGTGAACGCCATATCGAACGTGCGCGTCTCGAACAGTTCCATCGCGAGAAGATGGTGGCGGTCGGGTCGCTCGCGGCTCAGCTCGCACACGAGATCAACAATCCCATTGCGGCGATCACGGGCGTGGCAAGCGCCATGAACCAGGTCCAACAGTCACGGCAATGCCCCAATCACGGCGTGTCGTGCCACCCCGGACTGATCCTCGAACAGGCGAAGCGTATCTCTACGATCACGCGGCAGATTGCCGATTTCACCCGGCCGCAGCCCAAACGCCCGGAGTTGCTCAACCTGAATGAGATCGTGAGCAGTACCTGTGCGTTCGTCAGCTACGATCGGCGCTTCCGGCGCATTGCCATGACGACCGAACTCGACGGCGAAATGCCGGCCATACGGGCCATCGGCGATCACCTGACGCAGGTCCTGATGAACCTCCTGTTCAACGCCGCCGACGCCCTCGAGGAAATGACTGCGGACCATCCCGCAAAGATTCTCGTGCGTACGCAGGCGCTCGAGCACGAGGCGCTGGTCGAAATCGCGGACAACGGCGCCGGTATCGACGCCGACACACTCGGGAAGGTCTTCGACGAATACTTCACAACGAAACCGGCGGGCAAGGGAACCGGCCTCGGGCTCGCCCTCAGCCGCGAGCTGATCGAGGACGCGGGAGGCTCCCTGACGCTCGATTCCGAACCCGGCAAGGGCGCGACGGCGCACATACGCCTGCCCCTGCGCCCACCCGAGCGGGTAGCCTGA
- a CDS encoding tetratricopeptide repeat protein produces the protein MLRRLSFCMFLLTGAVHAAPIDDALRQYDGGQYELAAGQLAPLADGGNAVAQERLAVMYFYGRGVPEDEDKAMQWARRSADQGNLDAMYFIGNMYVFGDRLPKSVQDPDQEAARWYFEAARKGHADAEYGLGLLFLAGKGVVQDQEEAMRWIRLAADHGHAGARSFLGGSKGAGH, from the coding sequence ATGTTGCGTCGTCTTTCCTTTTGCATGTTTTTGCTGACCGGAGCCGTGCATGCCGCCCCCATCGACGATGCGCTTCGCCAGTACGATGGCGGCCAGTACGAGCTTGCCGCCGGACAGCTCGCGCCGCTTGCCGATGGCGGAAATGCCGTAGCCCAGGAAAGGCTTGCGGTCATGTACTTCTACGGACGCGGCGTACCGGAGGACGAGGACAAGGCGATGCAATGGGCCCGCCGCAGTGCGGACCAGGGCAATCTCGATGCAATGTACTTCATCGGCAACATGTATGTGTTCGGTGACAGACTCCCCAAGTCCGTGCAAGATCCTGACCAGGAGGCAGCGCGCTGGTATTTCGAAGCCGCACGCAAGGGGCATGCCGACGCGGAGTACGGTTTGGGGCTGCTGTTCCTGGCGGGCAAGGGCGTCGTCCAGGATCAGGAGGAGGCGATGCGCTGGATTCGCTTGGCAGCCGATCATGGTCACGCCGGTGCGCGATCCTTCCTCGGAGGATCGAAGGGGGCGGGGCACTGA
- a CDS encoding multicopper oxidase family protein yields MGISRRQFIKAAASSLGLIALYPRLGVAAAPRAATLRAAPVEQSIRAGAPRTNFWGFNGSVPGPLLRYRKGESVRLTFQNALEAESAVHWHGIRVPNAMDGVPYVTQNPVKPGEEFVYEFPLPDSGTFWYHPHQSSFEQVPRGLYGALIVEEERPIEVDRELVWLLSDVRIGDDGLQVEDFGRILDIANDGRVGNEVLINGRAAGAGNVLEVRSGERIRLRLINAAAARIFQLELHGHAMNVIAHDGQAVEPHAVERLVLGPGMRADLVVDCMQAPGSRFLMNDTHRRSAGPIASLVYSDERPLRRQPLGAPMRLAPNRLPEPDLAKATEHYIMFQGGMRGVPTMGIVDGKPVRSHELMERHGLAWTMNYTAQHEHALMHEPFLHLRRGEHVVLRMINETDFVHPMHLHGHFFRVVAVDGRKEARPVWRDTVIMGPRQTLDVAFVADNPGDWMYHCHILDHAAGGMMGTIRVA; encoded by the coding sequence ATGGGCATTTCGCGCCGCCAATTCATCAAAGCAGCCGCATCGTCGCTTGGCCTAATCGCACTTTATCCCCGGCTTGGCGTGGCTGCCGCTCCGCGGGCGGCGACATTGCGCGCTGCACCGGTGGAACAGTCGATTCGCGCGGGTGCGCCGCGGACGAATTTCTGGGGCTTCAATGGAAGCGTGCCGGGGCCGTTGCTGCGGTATCGCAAGGGTGAGTCGGTGCGCCTGACCTTCCAGAATGCCCTGGAGGCCGAGTCCGCAGTGCATTGGCATGGGATCCGCGTCCCGAACGCCATGGATGGCGTTCCGTACGTCACGCAGAACCCGGTGAAGCCGGGCGAGGAGTTCGTCTACGAGTTCCCGCTCCCGGATTCAGGCACCTTTTGGTACCACCCGCATCAGTCAAGTTTCGAACAGGTGCCGCGCGGACTCTACGGTGCATTGATCGTCGAGGAAGAGCGGCCGATCGAGGTCGATCGCGAACTCGTCTGGCTGCTGTCTGACGTGCGGATCGGCGACGATGGACTGCAGGTCGAGGATTTCGGCCGCATCCTGGACATCGCAAACGATGGGAGGGTCGGCAACGAGGTTCTGATCAACGGCAGGGCGGCCGGTGCAGGAAACGTGCTCGAAGTCAGAAGTGGGGAGCGCATTCGCCTGCGGCTGATCAATGCGGCAGCCGCGAGGATCTTCCAGCTCGAACTGCACGGCCACGCAATGAACGTGATCGCCCATGACGGGCAGGCGGTCGAGCCGCATGCGGTCGAGCGTCTGGTCCTCGGGCCGGGAATGCGGGCAGATCTGGTAGTCGATTGCATGCAGGCCCCCGGAAGCCGCTTCCTCATGAACGATACCCACCGCCGCAGCGCGGGGCCGATCGCGTCGCTGGTCTATAGTGATGAGCGCCCCCTGCGCCGCCAGCCGCTCGGCGCCCCGATGCGGCTGGCGCCCAATCGCTTGCCGGAACCCGACCTCGCGAAGGCGACGGAGCACTACATCATGTTTCAGGGCGGGATGCGGGGCGTCCCGACGATGGGCATCGTCGATGGCAAGCCGGTGCGTTCTCATGAGCTGATGGAGCGGCATGGTCTGGCGTGGACGATGAATTACACCGCCCAGCACGAACACGCGCTGATGCACGAGCCGTTTCTGCACCTTCGGCGGGGCGAGCACGTTGTGCTGCGCATGATCAACGAGACCGACTTCGTTCACCCCATGCACCTGCACGGTCATTTCTTCCGCGTCGTGGCCGTCGACGGTCGCAAGGAAGCTCGGCCGGTCTGGCGCGATACGGTCATCATGGGGCCGCGCCAGACGCTCGACGTCGCGTTCGTCGCGGACAATCCAGGCGACTGGATGTACCACTGCCACATTCTCGATCATGCCGCAGGCGGCATGATGGGGACGATCCGGGTCGCGTAA
- a CDS encoding type IV pili methyl-accepting chemotaxis transducer N-terminal domain-containing protein encodes MMRKLFVLLWALMTFVAAHAAAQQAVSPGDINAAGELRMLSQRLAKSYVQLGLEVVPAVALEQLQDSITRFERNLERMQALATVVPPAAASIEHLRGNWSALRAAVADPADRTRALLASRRSLDVLESADRLVLTLEAAADSAGARRVNQAGRLRMLSQRVVKAYMLYSWGADTAASRREMDSAADEFARGLTTLAALPDNTADMRAELSEIALQWEWLRTALSVEGAGSYRLVVAEAADSILAATDRLVRLYEHAESR; translated from the coding sequence ATGATGCGGAAACTGTTCGTTCTCCTCTGGGCGTTGATGACGTTTGTGGCCGCGCACGCCGCTGCGCAACAGGCCGTGTCCCCGGGCGACATCAATGCCGCCGGCGAGCTCCGGATGCTGTCGCAACGTCTGGCCAAGTCCTATGTGCAGCTGGGCCTCGAAGTCGTGCCCGCCGTAGCGCTGGAGCAGCTGCAGGATTCGATCACGCGCTTCGAACGCAATCTGGAGCGGATGCAGGCGCTTGCGACGGTCGTTCCGCCGGCTGCGGCGTCGATCGAGCACTTGAGAGGGAACTGGTCGGCGTTGCGTGCCGCGGTCGCCGATCCCGCCGACAGGACGCGCGCGCTGCTCGCGTCCCGGCGCAGCCTTGATGTTCTTGAGAGCGCGGACCGGCTTGTCCTTACGCTGGAAGCCGCGGCCGACAGTGCTGGTGCGCGCAGGGTCAATCAAGCGGGACGCCTGCGCATGCTCTCGCAACGCGTCGTGAAGGCCTACATGCTGTACTCGTGGGGGGCGGATACGGCGGCAAGCCGCCGCGAGATGGATTCTGCCGCCGACGAGTTTGCGCGCGGCCTGACCACTCTCGCTGCGCTGCCGGACAACACTGCGGACATGCGTGCCGAACTCTCGGAAATCGCCTTGCAATGGGAGTGGCTGCGCACCGCTCTGTCGGTGGAGGGGGCCGGCTCCTATCGGCTGGTTGTTGCGGAAGCGGCAGACTCCATACTCGCGGCGACGGATCGTCTCGTTCGCCTGTACGAGCACGCGGAATCGCGCTGA
- the ccmD gene encoding heme exporter protein CcmD: protein MNWGSWSEFWAMGGDGLYVWSAYLVAVVVIFTEIAVIALTRRSILEHLGRYAKIARKERKPRNEDSRF, encoded by the coding sequence ATGAACTGGGGCAGCTGGAGCGAATTCTGGGCGATGGGCGGGGACGGCCTATACGTCTGGAGCGCCTATCTCGTCGCAGTCGTTGTCATCTTCACGGAAATTGCAGTCATCGCATTGACGCGTCGTTCCATCCTTGAGCATCTTGGCCGTTATGCCAAAATTGCAAGAAAGGAAAGGAAGCCGCGAAATGAGGACTCGAGATTCTGA